The Cervus elaphus chromosome 22, mCerEla1.1, whole genome shotgun sequence genome has a window encoding:
- the LOC122680542 gene encoding LOW QUALITY PROTEIN: putative ubiquitin-like protein FUBI-like protein ENSP00000310146 (The sequence of the model RefSeq protein was modified relative to this genomic sequence to represent the inferred CDS: inserted 1 base in 1 codon), whose amino-acid sequence MSGSVVRDLVANMQLFGRAQELHTLEVTGQETVAPIKAHVASLEGIAPEDQVLLLAGTPLEDEATLGQCGVEALSTLEVAGRMLGGKVHGSLARAGKVRGQTPKVAKQEKKKNTGXRRKQYNRRFVNVVPTFGKKKGPNANSQVLCNLGFL is encoded by the exons ATGAG CGGCAGCGTTGTCCGAGATCTAGTCGCCAACATGCAGCTCTTTGGCCGCGCCCAGGAGCTACACACTCTCGAGGTGACCGGCCAGGAGACGGTCGCCCCGATCAAGGCTCATGTAGCTTCGTTGGAGGGCATCGCTCCAGAAGATCAAGTCCTGCTCCTGGCTGGCACGCCCCTAGAGGATGAGGCTACTCTGGGCCAGTGTGGCGTGGAGGCTCTGAGCACTCTGGAAGTAGCCGGCCGCATGCTTGGAGGTAAAGTCCACGGTTCCCTGGCCCGTGCTGGGAAAGTGAGAGGTCAGACTCCCAAGGTGGCcaagcaagagaaaaagaagaataccG AGAGGCGTAAGCAGTACAACCGGCGCTTTGTCAATGTTGTGCCCACCTTTGGCAAGAAGAAGGGCCCTAATGCTAACTCCCAAGTCCTCTGTAATCTTGGCTTTCTCTAA
- the LOC122680541 gene encoding killer cell lectin-like receptor 2 encodes MSDQEVTYSNLRFLQSPSASQNRLRPGGTQRPDKTEEKESSVPWRGIAVTLGILCLLLLMTITVLGIKIFQYIQEKHQQEEILGNLSQKYDVIQSDNYLKKQLLTKKTSECDRLNETLQQIKTDLPFTEKKGCNQENKSSESLPNTGKLKEVSWWCWGVNCYHFTAETKTWMGCKQTCQSHNSSLLKIDDAEEKNLLQPQACQNSYWIGLSFSQTENRWKWIDNGIPSRLNLTIMDSHFWKSECAFLTSTRIETINCSKTYNCICKKRIDCFNKR; translated from the exons ATGAGTGATCAAGAAGTGACTTATTCCAACCTGAGATTTCTTCAGTCACCTTCAGCGTCACAAAACAGATTAAGACCTGGTGGTACTCAAAGACCTGACAAGACTGAGGAAAAAG AGTCTTCAGTGCCCTGGCGTGGCATTGCGGTGACTCTTGGGATCCTCTGTTTACTTCTCTTGATGACAATCACCGTGCTGGGTATAAAGA TTTTCCAgtatattcaagaaaaacatcaacaGGAGGAAATTCTAGGGAACCTCAGTCAGAAGTATGATGTTATACAAAGTGACAACTACTTAAAGAAGCAACTTTTGACAAAGAAGACTTCAGAATGTGATAGACTAAATGAAACTCTTCAGCAAATAAAGACAGACTTACCCTTTACAGAAAAGAAGGGATGCAATCAAGAAAACAAGTCTTCAGAGTCTTTGCCAAATACAG GCAAACTCAAGGAAGTCTCCTGGTGGTGTTGGGGAGTAAACTGTTACCACTTTactgctgaaactaagacctggaTGGGATGTAAACAGACTTGCCAAAGTCACAATTCATCTCTTTTGAAGATAGATGATGCAGAAGAAAAG aaCCTCCTTCAACCCCAGGCTTGTCAAAATTCCTACTGGATTGGATTATCATTTAGCCAAACGGAAAATAGGTGGAAATGGATTGACAATGGCATACCTTCTAGACT TAATTTGACAATAATGGATTCTCATTTTTGGAAAAGTGAATGTGCATTTTTAACCTCAACAAGAATAGAAACTATTAATTGCTCTAAAACCTATAATTGTATCTGCAAGAAGAGAATTGATTGCTTCAATAAACGCTAA